DNA from Corynebacterium aurimucosum ATCC 700975:
TGAGGTTGCGGGCTTTCAGGTACGGGTCATCAAGCGGCAGCAACGCCGATCCCAGTCCGGCGGCCACGAGGCCGGCCACGGTGGTCAGCTCCATGGATTCGAAGACGAGGCGCGGGCTAAAACCGGCCTCGCTCGCTAGGGAATCGAGAAGCATGCGTGTTCCATAGCCAGGCAACATGCCGATGAAGGGCTCATCGCGAAAGTCTTCCATGCGCACACTGTTTCTTCCGGCAGCCCAATGCCCTTCCGGCACCGCGAGTCCGAGTCTTTGCAGCTTGAGCTGGTGCCAGCCCAGCGGGCCCGGGCTTATAGGCCGGGGACCGACGAGCGCCAAGTCGGATTCGCCGGCCGCTACTCTGTCCACGAGCTCGCGGGCCGCGCCCTGGTGCAGGCGAATATCCACGTGGGGGTGCCTGGCGCGATAGGCCTTGAGCAGCTCCGGAACCATCCACGTGCCGAGGGAATGCATGAAATCGAGGCGCACGGTGCCGCGCTCCGGATCCATAAGTCGGGAGACGGCATCGCGCGCGGCGGCTTCCGACAAGAGCATCCGCCGCGCATGGTCCACGAAGGCCCGGCCGCGCGCATTGAGCCGCAGGCGTCGGCCGCTGCGCTCAAAAAGGCTGGCCCCCACGGCCGTCTCGATACGCTGAACGCGGCGGGTCAACGCGGATTGGGAGAGCCCGAGGGAGTCGGCAGCGGCG
Protein-coding regions in this window:
- a CDS encoding LysR substrate-binding domain-containing protein — its product is MNLEDVRGVVAVADHGLVGAAADSLGLSQSALTRRVQRIETAVGASLFERSGRRLRLNARGRAFVDHARRMLLSEAAARDAVSRLMDPERGTVRLDFMHSLGTWMVPELLKAYRARHPHVDIRLHQGAARELVDRVAAGESDLALVGPRPISPGPLGWHQLKLQRLGLAVPEGHWAAGRNSVRMEDFRDEPFIGMLPGYGTRMLLDSLASEAGFSPRLVFESMELTTVAGLVAAGLGSALLPLDDPYLKARNLIPIEPEAYRELGLVWREGDDAPPVEHFKDFVVARTAEGSSLVEAD